The proteins below come from a single Gimesia chilikensis genomic window:
- a CDS encoding carbon storage regulator yields the protein MLVLTRKLAEGIRIGDDILVKVIRTGKGSIKIGIDAPDDMRVVRAELFDEELEIESKPVVKSLGKHQDSDGLSESNTLGTLSVVEAARLVC from the coding sequence ATGCTGGTTTTGACACGGAAGTTGGCTGAAGGAATCCGAATTGGTGACGACATCCTGGTGAAAGTGATTCGGACGGGAAAAGGTTCCATCAAAATCGGCATCGATGCACCCGACGACATGCGTGTGGTTCGGGCAGAACTGTTTGACGAGGAACTGGAGATTGAGAGCAAGCCGGTTGTCAAAAGCCTGGGAAAGCATCAGGACAGCGACGGCCTGTCTGAGTCCAATACCCTGGGGACGCTGTCTGTCGTCGAGGCAGCCCGTCTGGTTTGTTAA
- the rpmB gene encoding 50S ribosomal protein L28 → MGQKCDACGKTPVIGNRVRQRGKYKYLGGNGRQTTGVSKRVFRPNLQKIRVQVGGSVQTQRVCTQCIRSGKVTKAVARKPFSLPAT, encoded by the coding sequence ATGGGTCAAAAGTGTGATGCCTGTGGCAAAACTCCCGTAATCGGTAATCGCGTTCGCCAGCGTGGTAAATATAAGTACCTGGGTGGTAACGGTCGTCAGACAACCGGTGTCTCGAAGCGCGTATTCCGTCCGAACCTGCAGAAAATCCGGGTTCAGGTTGGTGGCAGCGTACAGACGCAGCGGGTCTGCACTCAGTGCATCCGCTCTGGCAAAGTGACCAAAGCCGTCGCTCGTAAGCCATTCAGCCTGCCTGCCACCTAA
- the gatC gene encoding Asp-tRNA(Asn)/Glu-tRNA(Gln) amidotransferase subunit GatC yields the protein MSTQLTREEVEKVANLSRLKLSETELEALGTQMGSVLKYIAMLDELDTSSVEPMAHAIEISNVFREDELRESLPREQALSNAPQTDGKYFLVPAIL from the coding sequence ATGAGCACGCAACTCACCCGTGAAGAAGTTGAAAAAGTGGCGAACCTTTCCCGCCTGAAGCTCTCCGAAACAGAGCTGGAGGCCTTGGGAACACAGATGGGGTCCGTCCTGAAATACATCGCCATGCTGGATGAGCTGGATACATCGTCTGTCGAGCCGATGGCGCATGCAATCGAGATCTCCAATGTCTTTCGGGAAGACGAGCTTCGCGAAAGCCTGCCCCGGGAACAGGCGCTGTCCAATGCTCCCCAGACCGATGGAAAGTATTTCCTCGTACCCGCGATCCTGTAA